Proteins from a genomic interval of Microcoleus sp. AS-A8:
- a CDS encoding DUF4157 domain-containing protein — MDTRLQNQAKTASAPSVSPVQTGLFQPRPFADSEQEAAEASDSFHQSPDRQTQLEPTSHFGHNFGRVQVQTNTPSSIQAQLVNRQPEEQQDEEEANEIAEPLKMMAPPVGEPIERESSQESIQMMPQLSWLTPAIQRQEQEEESIQMMPQLGLFAPVIQRQEQEEEPIQTMPQWGMLQRSPQEEDDLPMQMMPQWGVIQRQNSEGEEEPIQMKWLQAKLVVGAPGDKYEQEADSVAAQVMSMSVPSTNSVPIQRQGEGEEEETEPLVQRSPLAASITPLVQRQTEEQEEAIQTKSLQQRGVKGNAEAGSDVESQLNQSKGGGSPLPDEVRSFMEPRFGTDFSQVRVHTDSTAVQMNKDLRAQAFAHGSDIYYGAGKSAAKDDLTAHELTHVVQQTGAKTLQRKPIASLQSNKETLQAKKIPDRQAEITQNKQPGVSSGIGWLIQAKADPGQILEQLKNTPPTSAPAGYDQAQAASAGALEAQKQELQQSLPKIPAPTGLPAHKSGSKETQAKGMAASGNKETSAAGATKDKSGQAAKASKIEVKEAPPPRPIKPTQLAGGNGGKPAAGNSDAKTEQTGNSDPQLSQSAQKELASVRLDTSQVSTTMGAKPTVDLTGEANPSQMDSEQRESSKQVSAAKAEAAKAINKDFGENNIFPEDSKETLQATKALSAAQAPAGKKGKVPVVPGEVMGSLNQSLSPVLKERIGAEQQKYTVGKQKFDKDTTQAKKDSDKEIAKLNQETSQKQLEEQKQAKAEVQASKQEWQTELTKAEKDYQDKAGKATQDQKKKIDQEKQKGEQDAAKHIEDAEQKAEQEKQKAENEASQKKEEKSKESGGFWGWVASAATAIIDGLKQAVNFIYDNLRKAVKFIFEQAKKLAMAAIDLARKAIVGLIEGLGTILKGLVNIVFAAFPEIAKKINSKIDKAVNKAVNAVNTAADLLKKGVAAALDFLANALDSLLAAIQSLYNAVFDAIGAIIEGVRKLLEGLGNLVEAAQQMPGHFMGQLSEEVLGMDLSQPLAFERSKEDCAKCDMPATAKGGDATAATAKGGDDNAALLNKTQFTEDDFAVDQVAPFDVDPEFVASLNLQEGGEVEFGESNDPANSMEAIKAELGGGETEGDVPAGAVAEGEKAAGGCCDDEQSAEAKLQEMMGQKPEGAEATQKQGQPAKEGDIPASMKTIGPLTVGQRARYMANQMMEGVKQWFSANWPALLAGAIAALAAFVGLNILTGGAITAALPPLMQVFSVVMGGVALANIAGHVGSYLSQGWAGNIGGAAKSLARGLAAGAVELVFALLFNAGAVIKALKGGLKGTVKAVKGAVKNTVKTTVKSVKELGQIGLKGAKTALKNGKIMLQGVKGGFAKGAKSLDDLARQLVGKLRFNKFKIRLQGRRIKLLGHINPWVLLGDGSVDFVESTKLGPKGSRRPKVGEVVKVNGEDAIVVGGFKNKPSKAVKELLDKAGEPFGQKTNQVLFERLQGLSPEEIRKLTTEWFQPLGKKSVVIDTNTAIALNKRALDPSSLQQGEKALLKRIDALEDIEIRIGDVAVGEVKTGTVQWKGLPLSVTRTSQDYKDLLDVLENPSHLVGRGKGVNDRLIVADTFFSKTKPGVKPTFTTHDPGIYNNLLRIKGELPEKLGKPVPQVYADGFDVTINGRTIRVLPLPKV; from the coding sequence ATGGATACCCGACTGCAAAACCAGGCGAAAACTGCTTCAGCGCCCTCCGTTTCGCCTGTACAGACGGGCTTATTCCAGCCGCGTCCTTTTGCTGACTCCGAGCAAGAGGCGGCTGAAGCGAGTGACTCATTCCACCAGTCACCTGACCGACAAACCCAACTGGAACCCACTTCACACTTCGGTCACAACTTTGGTCGAGTACAGGTACAGACCAATACACCATCATCCATCCAAGCGCAGCTGGTCAACAGACAGCCAGAAGAGCAGCAGGACGAAGAGGAAGCTAATGAGATAGCAGAGCCACTCAAGATGATGGCTCCACCTGTGGGCGAGCCAATTGAACGGGAATCCTCACAAGAGTCAATTCAGATGATGCCCCAACTGAGTTGGCTCACTCCGGCTATTCAACGCCAAGAGCAGGAAGAAGAATCGATTCAGATGATGCCTCAACTGGGGTTGTTTGCTCCGGTTATTCAACGCCAAGAGCAGGAAGAAGAGCCGATTCAGACGATGCCCCAGTGGGGTATGTTGCAACGATCGCCCCAAGAGGAAGACGATTTACCCATGCAAATGATGCCTCAATGGGGTGTCATCCAACGCCAGAATTCGGAGGGGGAAGAAGAGCCGATTCAAATGAAATGGCTTCAGGCTAAGCTTGTTGTCGGAGCTCCAGGGGATAAGTACGAGCAGGAAGCAGACTCGGTAGCAGCTCAGGTGATGTCCATGAGCGTACCATCGACTAATTCCGTGCCAATTCAGCGGCAAGGAGAGGGAGAAGAGGAAGAGACAGAGCCACTGGTGCAAAGGTCGCCTTTGGCAGCTTCTATCACTCCCTTAGTTCAGCGCCAAACTGAGGAGCAAGAGGAAGCGATTCAAACCAAGTCGTTGCAGCAACGGGGGGTAAAGGGTAACGCTGAGGCGGGTAGTGATGTAGAGAGTCAGCTTAATCAGAGTAAGGGCGGAGGTAGTCCTTTACCGGATGAAGTGCGATCGTTCATGGAGCCTCGCTTCGGTACTGATTTTAGTCAGGTGCGGGTGCATACTGACTCGACGGCTGTCCAGATGAACAAGGATTTGCGTGCTCAGGCGTTTGCTCATGGCAGTGATATTTACTATGGTGCGGGGAAATCTGCGGCTAAGGATGACTTGACGGCTCATGAGTTGACCCATGTGGTGCAGCAGACGGGTGCTAAGACGCTCCAGCGAAAGCCAATTGCCAGCCTACAGTCGAATAAAGAAACTCTTCAAGCTAAGAAAATTCCCGATCGCCAAGCCGAAATTACCCAAAACAAGCAGCCGGGAGTAAGCTCAGGCATAGGGTGGCTTATCCAAGCTAAAGCCGACCCCGGTCAGATTTTAGAACAGCTAAAAAATACACCACCAACCAGTGCCCCGGCGGGATACGACCAAGCGCAAGCGGCTTCGGCTGGGGCGTTGGAGGCACAAAAGCAAGAACTCCAACAAAGCTTACCTAAAATTCCAGCACCGACAGGGTTGCCAGCCCATAAATCTGGGTCTAAAGAAACTCAAGCCAAAGGAATGGCGGCTAGTGGAAATAAGGAAACTTCTGCTGCGGGAGCGACAAAAGATAAATCTGGTCAAGCTGCAAAGGCATCTAAAATCGAGGTCAAAGAAGCACCTCCGCCTCGCCCGATAAAACCTACACAATTAGCTGGTGGAAATGGCGGAAAACCAGCCGCCGGGAATAGCGATGCCAAAACTGAGCAAACCGGGAACTCTGATCCACAGCTAAGTCAAAGCGCTCAAAAAGAACTGGCAAGCGTTCGACTGGATACTAGTCAAGTTAGCACTACGATGGGAGCCAAGCCTACAGTTGATCTGACGGGTGAAGCTAACCCTTCACAAATGGATTCAGAGCAACGCGAATCCAGCAAGCAAGTGAGTGCGGCTAAGGCAGAAGCTGCCAAAGCAATTAACAAAGACTTTGGTGAGAATAATATCTTCCCTGAAGATAGCAAGGAAACACTTCAGGCAACTAAAGCCCTCTCAGCAGCACAGGCTCCTGCGGGCAAGAAAGGCAAAGTGCCTGTGGTTCCTGGTGAGGTCATGGGTAGTCTTAATCAATCCTTATCTCCAGTCCTGAAAGAACGTATTGGCGCAGAACAGCAAAAATACACCGTTGGCAAGCAGAAGTTTGATAAAGATACCACCCAAGCCAAGAAAGATTCGGATAAAGAAATTGCCAAACTGAATCAAGAAACCAGCCAAAAACAATTAGAGGAACAGAAGCAGGCGAAGGCGGAGGTGCAAGCCTCCAAACAGGAGTGGCAGACAGAACTTACCAAAGCTGAGAAGGACTATCAAGACAAAGCTGGGAAAGCAACTCAAGACCAAAAGAAAAAAATTGACCAGGAGAAACAGAAAGGAGAACAAGACGCTGCCAAGCACATAGAAGACGCTGAACAGAAAGCGGAACAAGAAAAGCAAAAAGCTGAAAACGAAGCCAGTCAGAAAAAAGAAGAAAAGAGCAAAGAGTCTGGCGGTTTCTGGGGCTGGGTTGCATCGGCAGCTACTGCCATCATTGATGGCCTCAAACAAGCCGTCAACTTCATTTACGATAATTTGCGGAAAGCGGTCAAATTCATATTCGAGCAGGCCAAGAAATTGGCAATGGCTGCTATCGATTTGGCACGCAAGGCGATTGTTGGGTTAATCGAGGGTTTGGGAACTATTCTCAAAGGGCTGGTCAATATCGTCTTTGCTGCGTTCCCAGAGATAGCCAAGAAAATCAACAGCAAAATTGATAAAGCGGTTAACAAAGCTGTAAACGCAGTCAACACAGCCGCAGATTTGTTGAAGAAAGGTGTTGCCGCTGCTCTGGATTTCCTGGCGAATGCGTTAGATTCCTTGCTGGCAGCTATCCAATCGCTCTACAACGCTGTTTTCGATGCGATCGGCGCAATTATTGAGGGTGTCAGGAAACTCTTGGAGGGGTTGGGTAACTTGGTAGAAGCGGCGCAGCAGATGCCTGGTCACTTCATGGGGCAGCTATCTGAGGAAGTCCTGGGAATGGATCTGTCGCAGCCATTGGCGTTTGAGCGTTCTAAGGAAGACTGTGCCAAGTGCGATATGCCAGCAACGGCGAAGGGCGGCGATGCTACGGCAGCTACGGCAAAGGGCGGCGACGACAACGCGGCGCTGTTGAACAAGACTCAGTTTACAGAAGATGACTTTGCTGTAGACCAGGTTGCGCCGTTTGATGTAGACCCGGAATTCGTCGCTTCGCTGAATCTTCAGGAGGGTGGAGAGGTTGAGTTTGGTGAGTCGAACGACCCAGCGAACTCGATGGAGGCAATTAAGGCAGAACTGGGTGGAGGAGAGACAGAGGGTGATGTACCCGCTGGTGCTGTCGCAGAGGGTGAAAAGGCTGCTGGCGGGTGCTGCGATGATGAACAAAGTGCCGAAGCCAAACTCCAAGAGATGATGGGACAAAAGCCCGAAGGTGCCGAGGCAACCCAGAAGCAAGGTCAGCCAGCCAAGGAGGGCGATATTCCCGCCAGCATGAAGACCATTGGGCCGCTCACGGTGGGGCAGCGAGCGCGGTATATGGCAAACCAAATGATGGAGGGTGTCAAGCAGTGGTTCTCTGCTAACTGGCCCGCTTTACTGGCAGGTGCGATCGCAGCGCTGGCGGCGTTTGTTGGTCTTAACATCTTGACGGGCGGTGCAATTACAGCCGCACTACCACCCCTGATGCAGGTATTTAGCGTTGTCATGGGCGGCGTGGCACTAGCAAATATCGCGGGTCATGTTGGTAGTTACTTGAGCCAGGGTTGGGCGGGTAATATTGGTGGGGCTGCTAAGAGTCTGGCTCGTGGTTTGGCTGCTGGTGCGGTTGAGTTAGTCTTCGCCCTGCTGTTCAATGCTGGTGCTGTCATCAAAGCGCTCAAGGGTGGTCTCAAGGGAACCGTGAAGGCTGTGAAAGGAGCAGTTAAGAACACGGTCAAGACGACTGTCAAGAGTGTTAAGGAGTTGGGTCAGATTGGTCTCAAGGGAGCGAAGACGGCTCTCAAGAATGGCAAGATTATGCTCCAGGGGGTCAAAGGCGGGTTCGCTAAGGGTGCGAAGTCGCTGGATGATCTGGCAAGGCAGCTAGTGGGCAAGTTGCGTTTCAATAAGTTCAAGATTCGACTACAGGGACGCAGAATCAAGCTTTTGGGGCATATAAATCCTTGGGTTTTGTTAGGGGATGGCTCTGTCGATTTTGTTGAGTCCACAAAGTTGGGACCAAAAGGAAGCCGCCGTCCGAAAGTTGGCGAAGTTGTCAAGGTTAACGGAGAGGATGCGATAGTTGTCGGCGGTTTCAAAAACAAGCCAAGTAAGGCTGTAAAAGAGTTGCTTGATAAGGCTGGTGAACCCTTCGGACAGAAAACGAACCAGGTTTTGTTTGAGCGTCTCCAAGGTCTAAGTCCAGAAGAGATCAGAAAACTTACGACGGAGTGGTTCCAGCCACTGGGTAAGAAGTCGGTAGTTATCGACACGAACACGGCCATTGCTTTGAACAAGCGGGCACTAGATCCATCCTCCTTACAGCAAGGGGAGAAGGCTTTGTTAAAGCGTATCGATGCATTAGAAGATATAGAAATTCGGATAGGAGACGTTGCTGTAGGAGAGGTGAAGACCGGAACAGTCCAATGGAAAGGATTGCCTTTAAGTGTCACTCGTACTAGTCAAGATTACAAGGATCTTCTAGATGTGCTTGAAAATCCTAGTCATTTGGTAGGACGTGGCAAGGGGGTCAACGATCGGTTGATTGTAGCTGACACCTTCTTCTCAAAGACCAAACCAGGTGTTAAGCCTACGTTTACCACCCATGACCCAGGAATATATAACAACCTTTTGAGGATCAAGGGGGAGCTTCCTGAAAAGCTAGGGAAGCCTGTACCCCAGGTATATGCTGATGGTTTCGATGTAACTATTAATGGGAGAACTATTCGAGTCCTCCCACTTCCGAAGGTATAA
- a CDS encoding family 10 glycosylhydrolase, translated as MPPKKENNGCGCGSIPISLILVLVGVGYWGFRNLDKLGISQFLSIDKLGISKILPIDKLGISKILPNNQQNNQQPTPPNLAPAPTQQVQIANSPLEPVIPTKTPATKPAVPPSSVTLNKSPSPETPWEKKAIRGIYLSRYQATNNANERMIRERVRYYRSQGINTIIHGVWGNGCTMYNSEVMQQTFGYKSCPNQFQEKWLDWLIDEAHKQGMQVHAYFEKGIKIDKNSPIFDEAISKRWIVPGVDKTYAGIDHYVLDVEIPEVANLFRKISVEFVQKYPTIDAVQWDDYLGYHADLPGKVDRTTGLTNFVQQMRADIKTANPKVSFDLCHHNPYWGKRYFAADWSNWNVDRVFIQTYNDANFTQELDYAEKYEGVAISDQQLSRLKELVDNPKIKSVLLFPSSGKPEETAASIKKTLLQ; from the coding sequence ATGCCACCTAAAAAAGAAAACAATGGATGCGGATGTGGAAGTATACCAATTTCATTAATCCTAGTTTTGGTAGGTGTTGGTTATTGGGGCTTTCGCAATCTAGATAAGCTAGGTATCAGCCAATTTTTGTCTATAGATAAGCTAGGCATCAGCAAAATTTTGCCTATAGATAAGCTAGGCATCAGCAAAATTTTGCCTAATAATCAACAAAATAATCAACAACCAACCCCTCCTAATTTGGCTCCTGCACCGACGCAGCAAGTACAGATTGCCAATTCTCCCTTGGAGCCAGTGATTCCGACTAAGACACCAGCAACCAAGCCAGCCGTTCCACCCTCATCCGTAACCCTCAATAAATCACCATCCCCCGAAACTCCTTGGGAGAAAAAGGCAATCAGGGGAATTTATTTAAGTCGGTATCAAGCGACCAATAATGCTAATGAACGAATGATTCGCGAACGAGTTCGTTATTATCGTTCTCAAGGAATAAATACAATTATTCATGGAGTCTGGGGTAATGGCTGCACGATGTATAACAGCGAAGTCATGCAGCAAACATTCGGATACAAAAGTTGTCCCAACCAATTTCAAGAGAAATGGTTAGATTGGTTGATTGATGAGGCGCACAAGCAGGGAATGCAAGTTCATGCCTATTTTGAGAAAGGGATTAAAATCGATAAAAATAGCCCCATCTTTGATGAGGCAATCTCTAAACGATGGATTGTGCCTGGGGTCGATAAAACCTACGCTGGCATCGATCATTATGTACTGGATGTAGAGATTCCAGAGGTTGCTAATTTATTCAGAAAAATCTCAGTAGAGTTTGTCCAAAAGTATCCCACCATCGATGCAGTTCAGTGGGATGATTACCTGGGTTATCATGCTGACTTACCCGGCAAGGTCGATCGCACGACCGGTTTGACTAATTTTGTGCAACAAATGAGAGCTGACATAAAGACAGCTAACCCAAAGGTTAGTTTCGACCTTTGCCATCATAATCCTTATTGGGGCAAACGTTATTTCGCCGCTGATTGGTCAAATTGGAATGTCGATCGAGTCTTCATTCAAACTTATAACGATGCTAATTTTACCCAAGAGCTAGATTATGCCGAAAAATATGAGGGAGTAGCGATTTCAGATCAGCAGTTGTCTCGCTTAAAAGAATTAGTGGATAACCCAAAAATCAAGAGTGTTTTATTGTTTCCCTCCTCTGGAAAACCAGAAGAGACTGCTGCTTCAATCAAAAAAACTTTACTCCAATGA